The genomic DNA CGGCATCGCTGGCGTTGCCGGGGCCAAAAACGTTGTAGCCGTCGCTGCGGAAGCTGTTGGTTCGCGTATCGCTTGCGCCGGTGACGTCGAGATTCGAATCGCCGTTGCCCGCGACGATCGACGATCGCAGTTCGGTGCGCGTGTTCTGTTCGCCGCGAGAGACCAATCCGTCGCCGAGACCAGCCGCTTCGTTGTTGGTGATCGTGCTTGAATCGATCGACAGCAGCCCGCCATCGTTGATCAGTCCGCCAGCTGCAACGGTGGCGGTGTTTCCGGAGATCGTCGTGCCAATGATCTGGCTGCCGTCACCGACGCCAAAGCGGCTGCTCAGATAGACGCCGCCTCCTTGCTGATCGGAGTGATTTCGAGCGATGGTGGAATGGAGGATCGTCAATTGGCTCTGGTCCACAGCCACGGCGCCACCGGAACCCGCGGCGGTGTTGTCGTTCAGCGAACTGCGGACGATCGTCAATTCGGCGCCGTCGGAGGCGTAGACCGCGGCTCCATCGCCAGCGGATTGATTGTCCGAAAGGATACTGTCGATGATGGTGATCCGGCCGCCGGTCGCAGAGATCGCACCGCCGGGACCGTCGGCGACATTGTCTGTGATCGCCGAGCGTTCGATATGCAATTCGCCGGAGGACTCAAATAGGATCGCAGCCCCTGCTTCGCCTGGTTCGGTCTGTCCACCGGTTAGGTTGAGATCGGTTAGGGCGAGGTCGACGCTTTCCACATCGAAGATCCGCGATCGTTCGGCCGCGTCGATCGTGAGCGCTCCCGAGACGGGACCGTTGATCGTCGTCGAACGCCGGATGGGCAGCGATCCGAGCGTGAGATCGATCGTCTCGCCAGCGAGCGAATCGGCGATCTGAATCGCTGCGCTGCCGCCGAATTGGTTTGTGTATTCGATCGCTTCACGCAAGCTGATGTCGCCAACACTCAGATCGCCATCGCTCTCATCGACCAGCGTATCGACGATCGGTTGGAAGTCGTCGGGGACAAAGATCAGCGAATAATCTTCCACCTCGCCATCGGCCGCCATGCCTGCAGGTGTCAGGCCGCCGGCGGTGCTGACGCGAAATCGGAAGTGGGCGGCGCCGGGCGTGAAGTCGTCGGGCAATGGCAGTTCGATGATCGTCGATCCGTCGGCAACGCCTAGGTTCATGCTGACAGCAAACTGTTCGCCCGCATCGTCCCAACTGCCGTTGCGATTCCAATCGACCCAGGCATCGAGATAGTTCCCCGTGGCGGCGGCGTTCTGCAGATCGATGGCGATCGTCAGCGGATCGCCAATAGATTGGTAGCGTCCGCCGATGAAGGCGACGCCATTTTCGTCGTCGATAAAGGTTTGGTCGCCACGCGACAGACCTTCGGGCTGGCCATCGCGCTCGCTGTCGACGGTCGCGCCGAGTCGCGGGCCAGCGACCACGTGGTAGGCACCGTTGTCGGCGGCGAGGGTTGGGTAGCTGGTATCGAATCCGGTCAGATCGCTTGTCGGCGCATCGCCAAAGTCGAAGGCGACTTCGACCGCACCGATATCGATACCGGTTCCCATCGCGCGGAAGTTGCCGAGTTGATCGACATCTGGAATCTCACCGCCCGCGGTCGCTTGGCTGTCGATGGCGGGACTGCCCGGCAGCAGGCTGTGAGTAAACGTGGTTCGGTCCAACGCAGCGACCAGCGGGTCGACGTTGGTCTGGTCGGTGTCAGCGCCCAACCAACCTGCCGCTGAATCGTGCGAGAGGTTGTTTCCTAGAGAGGTGATCGTCGCGCTGCCACCTCCCATTTCGAAGGTCCCCAGCGTGTTGAAGCCGTTGCCGGCAAACAGATTCGCTTCGGTTGTCGCCACGGCGTCGGCGCCATCGGCGACGACACGAATCGCCCGCGCGTCGTTGTCGACAAAACTGGAACTGGTGATTTGGAATGATTGCTCCGCGGTCGTGGCGACAATGGAAACTGCGGCTGCAGCTCCGTTGGCTTCGTTGTTCGAGAAGGTGCTGTTGGTGATCGATCCGTCGCCGTCGATCCGCAAGATTGCAGCGCCATCGCTGGCGGTCGTTGCCGTCTGGCCTGTGGCCGTGTTGTTGACAAACGAAGTGTTGACGACGGTCAGCACACCGCCTTCGGCATAGACTCCGCCGCCTCCTTGGGCTCGACTGTCGCGAATCACGAGATCCTGCAGCAGCAATGAATCGCCAGTTCCCTGGTCGGCATCGCCCGATTCAAAGTGAACTGCGCCGCCGGGGCCAATCAAGGCACGGCCGTTGGCAAGCGTGAGGTCTTGCAGGACAAAGTCTTGGCTGCCGTCCCCTTCGAATTGGAACAGCTGTTTGGTGCCGCGGCCACTGAGCGTCAGTTGGTCGGCGCCGGGACCGGCGATGGTGATCGAGTCGGTGACCGTGAGGACCTGCGTCAATTCGAGTGTCTCGGCACTCAGTTCCGAGGCAAAGGTGATTGTGTCGTGGCCGGGATTGGCATTCGCTTCCTGAATCGCATCGCGCAGCGTGCAGGAAGTTTCGCTGCATGCCCGCCCGTCGACGTCATCGATTCGGGTGACGTGGAAGGTTGTCAGCAGACGTCGCGATTCGAGCGACTCCAGTCGCAAGCGTCGACGCCGAGCGCTGGCAGAGGGGCGAGAAGAGTTGGTTTTTCGTGAATGCCTCAAAATTTCCACTCGTCAATGCAGTCGAACTAACGCG from Rosistilla carotiformis includes the following:
- a CDS encoding GEVED domain-containing protein, translated to MRHSRKTNSSRPSASARRRRLRLESLESRRLLTTFHVTRIDDVDGRACSETSCTLRDAIQEANANPGHDTITFASELSAETLELTQVLTVTDSITIAGPGADQLTLSGRGTKQLFQFEGDGSQDFVLQDLTLANGRALIGPGGAVHFESGDADQGTGDSLLLQDLVIRDSRAQGGGGVYAEGGVLTVVNTSFVNNTATGQTATTASDGAAILRIDGDGSITNSTFSNNEANGAAAAVSIVATTAEQSFQITSSSFVDNDARAIRVVADGADAVATTEANLFAGNGFNTLGTFEMGGGSATITSLGNNLSHDSAAGWLGADTDQTNVDPLVAALDRTTFTHSLLPGSPAIDSQATAGGEIPDVDQLGNFRAMGTGIDIGAVEVAFDFGDAPTSDLTGFDTSYPTLAADNGAYHVVAGPRLGATVDSERDGQPEGLSRGDQTFIDDENGVAFIGGRYQSIGDPLTIAIDLQNAAATGNYLDAWVDWNRNGSWDDAGEQFAVSMNLGVADGSTIIELPLPDDFTPGAAHFRFRVSTAGGLTPAGMAADGEVEDYSLIFVPDDFQPIVDTLVDESDGDLSVGDISLREAIEYTNQFGGSAAIQIADSLAGETIDLTLGSLPIRRSTTINGPVSGALTIDAAERSRIFDVESVDLALTDLNLTGGQTEPGEAGAAILFESSGELHIERSAITDNVADGPGGAISATGGRITIIDSILSDNQSAGDGAAVYASDGAELTIVRSSLNDNTAAGSGGAVAVDQSQLTILHSTIARNHSDQQGGGVYLSSRFGVGDGSQIIGTTISGNTATVAAGGLINDGGLLSIDSSTITNNEAAGLGDGLVSRGEQNTRTELRSSIVAGNGDSNLDVTGASDTRTNSFRSDGYNVFGPGNASDAAGELDTSDVIDPLLAPLGFYGGAIEIHPLLQDSPALDAGRGSTTADRYDLDRDGDTSENIPVDARGVPRQIDLQGIDNRGDGVDAGAVEMIGLHLSDAAANETDGTLDFVAQLSHALPNGSTAELQALTLRGTAAPDVDYRSLWSVPVSLTASGDLSTIVSVELIDDALIENEEQFELRLTASPDVILTRDHATGTIVSDDVAGLLLSKTSLVASESGRADSLSVALTAQPLEDVVIDLGLDRDDEAQLDRQQLVFTPDNWNLPQTVVVTAKNDQRIDGSQITQLILTVGPSSDPQFTSLAPESVAIATTDNDVAGITVEPLRMLQTTEAGKTATFTVRLDALPASDVTIALSSSNLNEATIDTPTLRFTPENGTTPQTVTITGVDDSLIDGNVELTIVIAAATSDDPNFDGLNAADVELINLDDERLDYGDAPDSIYPTSLESDGARHGASDLFMGDGINFEPFAIANSAADSDLDDGVHPITSFVAASDSDSVASVIVVSSGEGQLDAWIDFNQDGDWDDPGEQIAAALPLNSGENIVPVTIPAGASSGGSFARFRLSSSGGLSPTGQAGDGEVEDYQFHIASADDTLSVFIKTVNHSTQVDIIDGQTVVRSGEMELFRAPLPPGSAIDFQFTSGDDYFDTADLWSLGIDVWIDTQMGTDTIRFRPGEGTFDIGDLEGDLGNIEAIDLTGNGSQSVLISPTSVLEMAGSDDSLKLFLDPDDVFASMDQWTLVGNVPIDGQYYEEWQGAGAATLLVNYDGNNGWTYGSDPLDVNASGEITALDALIIINELSRRQFVDDDNRLVDRATLDEFPGFFYDTNRDGHLSPIDALIILNALSRADTNVESEQPIAYASPADLDRLRKARTASSEEQQALDSTGLDGAPR